In a genomic window of Methanomassiliicoccus sp.:
- a CDS encoding carboxymuconolactone decarboxylase family protein, with protein MSLSLIAKQQPQAINKLYALKKEVFKEGALTAKEKELIAVSLALTMKCDTCLETHAQAAKELGATKDELREAMLVAMYLVGPSAVIWSPVVDQILEG; from the coding sequence ATGTCCCTATCGCTCATTGCCAAGCAGCAGCCCCAGGCGATCAATAAGCTCTACGCCCTGAAGAAAGAGGTCTTCAAGGAAGGGGCCCTCACAGCCAAGGAGAAGGAGCTCATCGCCGTCTCGTTAGCCTTGACCATGAAGTGCGACACCTGCCTGGAGACCCATGCCCAGGCGGCCAAGGAGCTAGGAGCGACCAAGGATGAGCTTAGAGAAGCCATGCTGGTGGCCATGTATCTCGTAGGACCCTCGGCAGTGATCTGGAGCCCGGTTGTCGATCAGATTCTGGAAGGCTAG
- a CDS encoding DUF2111 domain-containing protein has product MVLKFQAYSGGGPDPKFSLYHVWKTYSVINSKGPIGRKTLAQILGIGEGSTRTILDKMIREGSVENTKLGAVLTERGVKNFRGSGIAVTPVRIAGLTISNQDCAVHVKGMADRIGTGYEQRDEAVRMGAIGATTLVVSGGRLLFPGDHQDPDQAILAPIRSAFTLEENDVVIIGTANSYEMAEKGAVTAALSLSDTPRPCWKDGAANGLISPDAEAEDLRCLALAVHELVGRLPVTMRSRNHYGVRCEDGEVIDTNFTGPVLEESLKRSASVRKISPYGPYRGVPVVVVPIVRKNEAVAVFGIVDITKGGMFEVVARARKERSIG; this is encoded by the coding sequence ATGGTTTTGAAGTTCCAGGCATACTCAGGAGGGGGGCCGGACCCTAAGTTCTCCCTGTATCATGTTTGGAAGACTTACTCGGTCATCAACAGCAAAGGTCCGATCGGGCGCAAGACCCTGGCCCAGATCTTAGGAATAGGGGAAGGCAGTACCCGGACCATTCTAGACAAGATGATCCGCGAGGGGTCAGTTGAAAATACCAAGCTCGGTGCCGTGTTAACCGAACGTGGAGTCAAGAACTTTCGCGGCTCCGGTATCGCCGTCACTCCGGTCCGGATTGCTGGATTGACTATCTCCAACCAGGACTGTGCAGTGCATGTTAAGGGCATGGCCGACCGCATCGGTACGGGATATGAGCAGCGGGACGAAGCGGTGCGCATGGGCGCCATAGGCGCCACTACGCTGGTGGTCAGCGGCGGCAGGCTCCTGTTCCCCGGAGACCATCAGGACCCTGATCAGGCCATCCTGGCCCCCATACGCTCAGCCTTCACCCTGGAGGAGAATGACGTGGTGATCATCGGCACCGCCAACTCCTACGAGATGGCGGAGAAGGGTGCGGTCACCGCGGCCCTATCTCTGAGCGACACCCCCCGCCCGTGCTGGAAGGACGGGGCGGCCAATGGGTTGATCAGCCCCGATGCCGAGGCCGAGGACCTCAGATGTCTGGCCTTGGCCGTACACGAGCTGGTCGGTCGGCTCCCGGTCACCATGCGCAGCAGGAACCACTACGGAGTACGGTGCGAGGATGGAGAGGTCATCGACACCAACTTCACCGGCCCGGTGCTGGAAGAGTCTTTGAAGCGCAGTGCTTCGGTGCGTAAGATCTCGCCCTACGGACCTTACCGCGGCGTGCCGGTGGTCGTCGTGCCCATCGTCAGGAAGAACGAGGCGGTCGCGGTATTCGGGATCGTGGACATCACCAAAGGTGGCATGTTCGAGGTGGTGGCTCGAGCGCGCAAGGAACGCAGCATCGGTTGA
- the atwA gene encoding methyl coenzyme M reductase system, component A2, producing the protein MAPGSEDFVLIKNVSKKFGGNYVLRDVSATIGSGEILGLIGRSGAGKSVLISMLRGSPDYKPDAGKVIYRFNSCDACGWTELPFEGTKCGKCGSDMKIKEVDFWALEDDDPLKVQVRRRIAIMLQRTFALFGEMTVIENVFEALGEQMPEKQKVDRALELLRLVKLDHRVTHIARDLSGGEKQRCVLARQLAKDPILFLADEPTGTLDPQTADIVHKVLVEAVRSNGMAMVVTSHWPKAINEMADRAVWLESGEMMKIGKPEDVTAEFTVGFDLRTEDKVEIGQPLIRIENAKRYYYSYTRGVVKAVDDVSLDVGEKEIVGLVGLSGAGKTTLSRMIAGICEPSSGKISVRVGDDWVNMAEPGPEGKGRATQYIGFLHQEFSLYPFDTILQNLTVCIGMNLPAELAKMKVIQVLLGVGFTRMEVERILYAYPDNLSVGEKQRVALAQVLIKEPRLIILDEPTGTMDPITKLAVAKSVLHARKELGETFLIVSHDMDFVINCCDRAVLMKDGKVVVAGEPKKIVDHLTAKEAEIMLGGGAEE; encoded by the coding sequence ATGGCGCCGGGATCAGAGGATTTTGTACTCATCAAGAACGTCAGCAAGAAATTCGGTGGCAACTATGTTCTACGGGATGTGAGTGCGACCATAGGTTCCGGGGAGATCTTGGGCCTGATCGGTCGCAGCGGAGCGGGAAAATCCGTCCTTATTAGCATGTTGCGGGGATCCCCGGACTACAAGCCGGACGCTGGCAAGGTCATCTATCGTTTCAATTCCTGTGATGCCTGTGGTTGGACCGAACTTCCCTTTGAGGGTACAAAGTGCGGCAAGTGCGGCAGCGACATGAAGATTAAGGAGGTCGATTTCTGGGCCCTCGAGGACGACGATCCCCTGAAGGTCCAGGTCCGAAGGCGGATCGCCATCATGCTCCAGAGGACCTTCGCCCTTTTCGGGGAAATGACGGTCATCGAGAACGTCTTCGAAGCTCTTGGGGAACAGATGCCGGAGAAACAGAAGGTCGACCGTGCACTGGAGCTACTCAGGCTGGTCAAGCTCGACCATCGGGTAACTCACATCGCCAGAGACCTCTCCGGCGGAGAGAAGCAGAGGTGCGTGCTGGCACGCCAGCTGGCCAAGGACCCTATACTGTTCCTGGCCGACGAGCCCACTGGCACCCTTGATCCCCAGACCGCGGACATCGTACACAAGGTGCTGGTGGAGGCGGTGCGCTCCAATGGGATGGCCATGGTAGTGACCTCGCACTGGCCCAAGGCCATCAACGAGATGGCCGATCGCGCGGTATGGCTAGAGTCCGGAGAGATGATGAAGATCGGGAAGCCGGAGGATGTCACCGCCGAGTTCACCGTCGGCTTCGACCTGCGGACGGAGGACAAGGTAGAGATCGGCCAACCGCTGATCCGGATCGAGAATGCCAAGCGCTATTATTACTCGTACACCCGTGGAGTGGTCAAGGCGGTAGACGACGTTTCCCTGGACGTGGGGGAGAAGGAGATCGTAGGCCTGGTGGGCCTCTCGGGTGCTGGTAAGACCACTTTATCCCGCATGATCGCCGGCATATGCGAGCCTTCCAGCGGGAAGATATCCGTCAGGGTGGGCGATGACTGGGTCAACATGGCGGAGCCGGGCCCGGAGGGAAAGGGACGGGCAACCCAATACATCGGCTTCCTGCACCAGGAATTCTCGCTCTACCCCTTCGATACGATCCTTCAGAACCTTACGGTTTGCATCGGCATGAACCTGCCAGCTGAACTGGCCAAGATGAAGGTCATTCAGGTGCTGCTGGGAGTAGGCTTTACCCGCATGGAGGTGGAGCGGATCCTGTATGCTTACCCCGACAACCTGTCGGTGGGGGAGAAGCAAAGGGTCGCTCTGGCCCAAGTTCTGATCAAGGAGCCCCGGCTCATCATCCTCGACGAGCCCACCGGCACCATGGACCCCATAACCAAGCTCGCCGTCGCCAAGTCGGTATTGCACGCCCGCAAGGAGCTGGGGGAGACATTCCTTATAGTTTCGCACGATATGGACTTCGTCATCAACTGCTGTGATCGAGCGGTCCTCATGAAGGACGGTAAGGTCGTGGTCGCCGGGGAACCGAAGAAGATCGTGGACCACCTAACCGCCAAGGAGGCCGAGATCATGCTTGGGGGCGGTGCGGAAGAGTGA
- the mcrC gene encoding methyl-coenzyme M reductase I operon protein C encodes MKDRIGRHLSFVECRESRGLGVGGGLAQRATISESGRDVVAVAMGPGKRHITKPVCEITYALREEGIDTSVLVVNAGSGVPSDAPDVSTGSIFGLDQIEVDRIQQFKLALIHLGNVRNHIIYKARLILRNVDLPAVIVCQAPVDFEDFARIGVKTRLVMPRKEDIASKGSIVDIVTGVVRGTTSPQHKLDEIVSKVRRNL; translated from the coding sequence GTGAAGGATAGGATCGGAAGGCATCTAAGCTTCGTCGAATGCCGGGAGTCCAGGGGCCTCGGCGTGGGCGGTGGGCTGGCCCAGCGGGCCACAATATCGGAGAGCGGTCGAGACGTCGTGGCTGTAGCCATGGGGCCGGGCAAGAGACACATCACCAAGCCGGTATGCGAGATCACCTACGCCCTCCGAGAGGAAGGGATCGACACCAGCGTCCTGGTCGTCAACGCCGGCTCGGGCGTGCCGAGCGACGCGCCGGATGTGAGTACAGGTTCCATCTTCGGTCTGGACCAGATTGAGGTGGACCGCATCCAGCAATTCAAACTTGCCCTCATTCACCTGGGTAACGTTAGGAATCACATCATCTACAAGGCCAGACTTATCCTGAGGAACGTGGACCTTCCAGCGGTGATCGTGTGCCAGGCTCCGGTGGATTTCGAGGACTTCGCTCGCATCGGGGTGAAGACGAGGCTGGTGATGCCCCGCAAGGAGGACATAGCCTCCAAGGGTTCCATCGTTGACATCGTCACCGGCGTTGTTAGAGGAACCACCTCGCCGCAGCATAAGCTCGACGAGATAGTGTCCAAGGTCCGCCGGAACCTGTGA